From one Bradyrhizobium sp. Ash2021 genomic stretch:
- a CDS encoding haloalkane dehalogenase: MKRLSVLDAEMAYVDVGQGDPIVFLHGNPTSSYMWRNVIPYAVPFGRVLAPDLIGFGQSGKSPRSAYRFFDHVAYLDAWFDELALAGNIVLVVQDWGAALGFNRVCRYPGSVSGIAYMEAMVRPRRWTDMPPERQQIFRRLRGPEGEDLVLRDNFFVEKMLFEYGVIRELNVEEKAVYGAPFSVPESRLPTLMFPRDIPFDGEPADMNAAVERYSAWMGASSHLPKLFIDASQGHGTAGAAREHCLKWPNQTVVGVEAKHYVPEDAPHEIGEALVEFLKRIRGGA; the protein is encoded by the coding sequence ATGAAACGACTGTCCGTGCTCGACGCCGAGATGGCCTATGTCGATGTCGGGCAGGGCGATCCGATCGTGTTTCTTCACGGAAACCCTACCTCGTCCTACATGTGGCGGAACGTCATTCCGTATGCGGTGCCCTTCGGGCGAGTGCTTGCACCGGATCTGATCGGCTTCGGCCAATCCGGCAAATCGCCGCGGAGCGCTTATCGCTTCTTCGATCATGTCGCTTATCTCGACGCGTGGTTCGACGAGTTGGCGTTGGCCGGAAATATCGTGCTCGTAGTGCAGGATTGGGGCGCCGCGCTCGGGTTCAATCGAGTCTGTCGTTATCCCGGTAGCGTTTCCGGCATCGCCTACATGGAGGCGATGGTCCGCCCCCGCCGATGGACCGATATGCCTCCTGAGCGGCAGCAGATCTTTCGGCGTCTGCGTGGCCCCGAAGGAGAGGACCTCGTGTTGCGCGACAACTTCTTCGTCGAGAAGATGCTGTTCGAATACGGCGTCATCCGAGAGCTGAACGTCGAAGAGAAAGCGGTCTATGGCGCACCTTTCAGCGTGCCGGAATCGCGCCTGCCGACATTGATGTTTCCTCGCGACATTCCATTCGACGGCGAACCGGCCGACATGAACGCCGCGGTCGAGCGCTACAGCGCCTGGATGGGGGCGAGCTCGCACCTTCCCAAACTCTTCATCGACGCCTCGCAGGGACACGGAACGGCTGGAGCCGCACGCGAGCACTGTCTCAAATGGCCGAACCAAACGGTGGTCGGGGTCGAAGCCAAGCACTACGTGCCGGAAGATGCTCCGCACGAGATCGGGGAAGCGCTCGTCGAATTCCTGAAACGGATTCGAGGCGGCGCATGA